In Centroberyx gerrardi isolate f3 chromosome 20, fCenGer3.hap1.cur.20231027, whole genome shotgun sequence, a genomic segment contains:
- the slc68a1a gene encoding transmembrane protein 180, which yields MGRSVWGFWQGVFSTALLYGSLALFISILHNVFLLYYVETFVSVYKIDKVSFWVGETVFLIWNSLNDPLFGWLSDRSFLSSPQVGSQIISPEVVLKRLQALSRSGPLFALSFLAFWVAWARPGLQFLLCLCLYDGFLTVVDLNHSALLADLAVSASDRTRLNFHCSVFSALGAFSVFLSYSFWDKEDFYSFRLFCVTLAAFSILGFVFVSRLLRRRFQNEARLRQDEALILKELSVGHAPLTQPDKPVTIGEYLKQLSKHRNFMWFASMNLVQVFHCHFNNNFFPLFLEHLLSDSISASTGSILLGISYIAPHLNNLYFLTLCQRYGVYQVIRWLFMLKLGLSVAMLLAGADHVYLLCIFIASNRVFTEGTCKLLKLVISDLVDEDFVLNRRQQPASALLFGMVALVTKPGQTFAPLIGTWLLCVYTGYDIFEREPVKDSLVAVPAVASGPGTPPLRLGCFYMLVFVPITCALLQLTAWSRFTLHGRKLQGIKTQRQGAQHGHLIDVKAI from the exons ATGGGCAGGAGCGTTTGGGGCTTCTGGCAAGGCGTCTTCTCCACTGCACTGCTCTACGGCTCTCTGGCCCTGTTTATCTCCATCCTCCACAATGTGTTCCTGCTTTACTATGTGGAGACATTCGTGTCCGTCTACAAGATTGACAAGGTCTCCTTCTGGGTGGGGGAG ACAGTATTTCTCATATGGAACAGTCTGAATGACCCTCTCTTCGGCTGGCTGAGCGACCGCTCCTTCCTCAGCTCTCCACA GGTGGGGTCCCAGATCATATCTCCAGAGGTGGTGCTGAAGCGTCTTCAGGCCCTGTCCAGGAGTGGCCCTCTCTTTGCTCTGTCCTTCCTGGCCTTCTGGGTGGCGTGGGCCCGGCCGGGTCTGCAGTTCCTACTGTGCCTGTGTCTGTACGATGGCTTCCTCACCGTGGTGGACCTCAACCACAGCGCCCTGCTGGCCGACCTCGCCGTGTCCGCCAGTGACCGCACGCGCCTCAACTTCCACTGCTCGGTGTTCAGCGCTCTTGGCGCGTTCTCAGTCTTCCTCTCTTACTCGTTCTGGGACAAAGAGGACTTCTATTCCTTCCGTCTGTTCTGTGTGACATTGGCAGCCTTTTCCATCTTGGGCTTTGTCTTTGTGTCCCGGTTGCTACGGCGCCGTTTTCAGAACGAGGCTCGACTGAGACAGGACGAGGCGCTGATCCTCAAAGA GCTGAGTGTTGGCCATGCTCCACTTACCCAGCCGGACAAGCCTGTCACTATTGGAGAGTACCTCAAGCAGCTCTCCAAGCACAGAAACTTCATGTGGTTTGCATCAATGAACCTTGTCCAG GTGTTTCACTGCCATTTCAATAACAacttcttccctcttttcctgGAGCATCTCCTATCTGACAGTATATCTGCCTCTACGGGTTCTATCTTACTAG GGATTTCTTACATTGCCCCCCACCTGAACAACTTGTATTTCCTGACACTGTGCCAGCGCTATGGGGTTTACCAGGTTATCCGCTGGCTTTTTATGCTCAAACTGGGCCTTAGTGTGGCCATGCTGCTGGCAGGGGCTGACCACGTTTATCTGCTGTGCATCTTCATTGCTAG TAACCGGGTCTTTACAGAGGGGACCTGCAAGCTGCTGAAGCTGGTTATCTCTGACCTGGTGGATGAGGACTTTGTGTTGAATCGGCGTCAGCAGCCCGCCTCCGCACTCCTCTTTGGGATGGTTGCCTTGGTGACCAAACCTGGCCAGACATTCGCCCCACTCATCGGCacctggctgctgtgtgtttacacag GTTATGATATCTTTGAGAGGGAACCAGTGAAGGACTCTCTGGTTGCGGTGCCTGCTGTTGCCTCTGGCCCAGGGACCCCCCCTCTCCGCCTGGGCTGTTTCTACATGCTGGTGTTCGTGCCCATCACCTGCGCCCTGCTCCAGCTGACTGCCTGGTCTCGCTTCACGCTGCACGGGCGCAAGCTACAAGGCATCAAGACCCAGAGGCAAGGGGCCCAACACGGCCACCTCATCGATGTCAAGGCTATATGA